Proteins encoded within one genomic window of Brachybacterium sp. P6-10-X1:
- a CDS encoding SDR family oxidoreductase, with translation MHIPLPRTALLTGVGRRRGIAAAIARGLAADGYDLALNYFEPYDRRVLGESSDVELLADELRESGRRVELLPGDLGDPRVPPSLMADAHDALGPLGALVTCHCESVDSSILDTTVESFDRHYAVNVRATWQLLKAFAEQVEPGTEAPGGAMIALTSDHTVHNLPYGATKGALDRLVLAGTHELADRGIRTNLINPGPIDTGWMTEEVRRAGAAQTPGGELGSTDTVADLVRFLISERGAWIRGQLLYSNGGFATPAL, from the coding sequence ATGCACATCCCTCTGCCCCGCACCGCCCTGCTCACCGGCGTCGGCCGCCGTCGCGGCATCGCCGCCGCGATCGCCCGGGGGCTCGCGGCCGACGGCTACGACCTGGCGCTGAACTACTTCGAGCCCTACGACCGTCGGGTCCTCGGCGAGAGCTCGGACGTCGAACTTCTCGCCGACGAGCTGCGGGAATCGGGACGCCGCGTGGAGCTGCTCCCCGGGGACCTCGGGGACCCCCGCGTCCCGCCATCGCTCATGGCCGATGCGCACGACGCCCTGGGCCCGCTCGGAGCGCTCGTGACCTGCCACTGCGAATCCGTGGACTCCTCGATCCTGGACACCACCGTGGAGAGCTTCGACCGTCACTACGCCGTGAACGTGCGCGCCACCTGGCAGCTGCTGAAGGCCTTCGCCGAGCAGGTCGAGCCCGGCACGGAAGCACCCGGCGGCGCCATGATCGCCCTGACCAGCGACCACACCGTGCACAACCTCCCCTACGGCGCGACCAAGGGGGCGCTGGACCGCCTGGTGCTGGCCGGCACCCACGAACTCGCCGACCGCGGGATCCGCACCAACCTGATCAACCCCGGTCCGATCGACACCGGGTGGATGACCGAGGAGGTGCGCCGGGCGGGCGCGGCGCAGACGCCGGGCGGTGAGCTCGGCTCCACGGACACCGTCGCCGACCTCGTGCGCTTCCTGATCTCCGAGCGGGGCGCCTGGATCCGGGGCCAGCTGCTCTATTCCAACGGAGGCTTCGCGACCCCGGCTCTGTGA
- a CDS encoding TerC family protein, with protein sequence MGQLHLGFEIAALVVLVAILLTDLLLVIKRPHLPSMKECAAWIGFYVSLALIFAVVLFFVGGMAPASEFVTGWLLEYSLSIDNLFVFIVIMSKFAVPKKYQQEVLMVGIIIALIARALFIVAGAVIINSFAEVFYIFGLFLLYTAWKQTREEEDDGSDSFIMRTVRRVLPVSEDYDGNNLRTVVNGKKLFTPMLLVFITIGLTDVMFALDSIPAIFAVTQNPFLVFTANLFALMGLRQLYFLLGGLMERLAYLHYGIAAILGFIGIKLLIHAIHEAPLHFIPGFSVLEKIPEVPIWLSLSFILVAMGGAIVASLLFAPKTPTPSDDESPSNSEH encoded by the coding sequence ATGGGACAGCTTCACCTCGGCTTCGAGATCGCGGCACTGGTCGTGCTCGTGGCCATCCTCCTCACCGACCTCCTGCTGGTCATCAAGCGGCCCCACCTGCCCTCCATGAAGGAGTGCGCCGCGTGGATCGGCTTCTACGTCAGCCTGGCCCTCATCTTCGCGGTGGTGCTGTTCTTCGTAGGAGGTATGGCGCCGGCCTCCGAGTTCGTCACCGGCTGGCTGCTCGAGTACTCGCTGAGCATCGACAACCTGTTCGTCTTCATCGTGATCATGTCGAAGTTCGCCGTGCCGAAGAAGTACCAGCAGGAAGTGCTGATGGTGGGCATCATCATCGCGCTGATCGCGCGTGCCCTGTTCATCGTGGCGGGCGCGGTGATCATCAACAGCTTCGCCGAGGTCTTCTACATCTTCGGGCTGTTCCTGCTGTACACGGCCTGGAAGCAGACCCGTGAGGAGGAGGACGACGGCTCCGACTCCTTCATCATGCGCACGGTGCGACGGGTGCTCCCGGTCTCCGAGGACTACGACGGGAACAACCTGCGCACGGTGGTGAACGGGAAGAAGCTGTTCACCCCGATGCTGCTCGTGTTCATCACCATCGGCCTGACCGACGTGATGTTCGCGCTGGACTCGATCCCGGCGATCTTCGCGGTCACCCAGAACCCGTTCCTGGTCTTCACGGCCAACCTGTTCGCCCTGATGGGGCTGCGCCAGCTGTACTTCCTGCTGGGCGGGCTCATGGAACGCCTGGCCTATCTGCACTACGGCATCGCCGCCATCCTCGGGTTCATCGGCATCAAGCTGCTGATCCACGCCATCCACGAGGCTCCTCTGCACTTCATCCCCGGCTTCTCGGTGCTGGAGAAGATCCCCGAGGTGCCGATCTGGCTCTCGCTGAGCTTCATCCTGGTCGCCATGGGCGGCGCGATCGTGGCATCGCTCCTGTTCGCCCCGAAGACCCCCACGCCGTCCGACGACGAGAGCCCCTCGAACTCGGAGCACTGA
- a CDS encoding transporter substrate-binding domain-containing protein → MASSFRPTRRIALTVGGVGIAAVLAACSSDAGGSGGESDGGSDGGSDGEDVLARIQESGTVRIGLEGTYRPYAFHDESGDLVGFEKEIADAVAEGLGATPEYIETEWDSLIAGLDVDRYDLVINNVGITPERQEAYAFSEPYARSIGRIAVPVDSDIQTLEDLDGATAAQTATSNWAQQVEELGAEVVPVQGFAEAIALVVQGRADATANDFIAFQTYQEENPDTKFRVLDADLPSDTTVGVIMQKGQDALVAEVNSILDGMKSDGSLTAIYQEWVGEDITPEA, encoded by the coding sequence ATGGCCAGCTCCTTCCGCCCCACCCGCCGCATCGCCCTGACCGTCGGCGGTGTCGGCATCGCCGCTGTCCTTGCCGCCTGCAGTTCCGATGCGGGCGGTTCCGGCGGCGAATCCGACGGCGGCTCCGACGGCGGCTCCGACGGCGAGGACGTCCTCGCCCGCATTCAGGAATCCGGCACGGTCCGCATCGGGCTCGAGGGCACCTACCGTCCCTACGCCTTCCACGACGAGAGCGGCGACCTGGTCGGCTTCGAGAAGGAGATCGCCGACGCCGTCGCCGAGGGCCTGGGGGCGACCCCCGAGTACATCGAGACCGAGTGGGATTCGCTGATCGCCGGGCTGGACGTGGACCGCTACGACCTGGTGATCAACAACGTCGGCATCACTCCCGAACGGCAGGAGGCCTACGCCTTCTCCGAGCCCTATGCACGGTCCATCGGGCGCATCGCGGTGCCGGTCGACTCCGACATCCAGACCCTCGAGGACCTCGACGGGGCCACCGCGGCGCAGACCGCGACGTCCAATTGGGCCCAGCAGGTGGAGGAGCTCGGTGCCGAGGTCGTCCCCGTGCAGGGGTTCGCCGAGGCCATCGCCCTGGTGGTCCAGGGGCGGGCCGACGCCACGGCCAATGACTTCATCGCCTTCCAGACGTACCAGGAGGAGAACCCGGACACGAAGTTCCGGGTCCTGGACGCGGACCTGCCCAGCGACACCACCGTCGGCGTGATCATGCAGAAGGGCCAGGACGCGCTCGTGGCCGAGGTGAACTCGATCCTCGACGGCATGAAGTCCGACGGCTCGCTGACGGCGATCTACCAGGAATGGGTGGGCGAGGACATCACCCCGGAGGCCTGA
- a CDS encoding DUF488 family protein — MTAPLLTLGHGRLDRTELTELLHGAGIEQLVDVRRFPGSRTNDAAAKGAVEQICTAAGIAYRWDERLGGRRRLTKDEDATSPDTWWRVAQFRAYAAWTRSEEFRAGIEDLRADVGRTRTAVMCSEAVWWRCHRRLIADLMLLEHDVEVLDLMHSGRQRPHEVSPGARRDAAGRVVWDLPDDSPVTD; from the coding sequence GTGACCGCCCCGCTGCTCACCCTCGGCCACGGCCGCCTGGACCGCACCGAGCTGACCGAGCTGCTGCACGGTGCCGGGATCGAGCAGCTGGTGGACGTGCGCCGCTTCCCGGGCTCGCGCACGAACGACGCCGCGGCGAAGGGCGCCGTCGAGCAGATCTGCACGGCGGCCGGGATCGCCTACCGGTGGGACGAGCGCCTGGGCGGGCGGCGCCGGCTCACCAAGGACGAGGACGCGACCTCCCCCGACACCTGGTGGAGGGTCGCCCAGTTCCGCGCCTACGCCGCATGGACCCGCAGCGAGGAGTTCCGGGCCGGGATCGAGGACCTGCGCGCCGACGTGGGCCGCACCCGCACCGCGGTGATGTGCTCGGAGGCCGTGTGGTGGCGCTGCCACCGCCGGCTCATCGCCGACCTGATGCTCCTGGAGCACGACGTGGAGGTTCTCGACCTCATGCACTCGGGGCGGCAGCGGCCGCACGAGGTGAGCCCCGGGGCGCGCCGGGACGCGGCGGGCCGCGTGGTGTGGGACCTCCCGGACGATTCCCCCGTCACGGACTGA
- a CDS encoding M4 family metallopeptidase: MSTRRDAPHPPAICGIIPPHLLAQIAAAGADPQAEAAARTLDIGRRVAGGREVRAERSRGSGASGSAAGLVPPHLRRRLEGDRRGAEGPRPGTDEARAAGAREPAAEAGATTVHRSIHDARGGTTLPGVLVREEGQESSGDESVDEAYDGLGATWTLYDQAFDRNSLDDAGMELIATVHYGQDFENAFWDGEQMIFGDGDGVYFRSFTNAVDVIGHELTHGVVQFSAGLIYVGQPGALHESVADCFGSMVKQQVLDQSAQEADWLIGEGVFTDAVQGEALRSMKAPGTAYDDPVLGKDPQTASMDEYADLPHDAENDNGGVHINSGIANRAFYLAATGIGGTSWEGAGPLWYDALTRGGLPKDADFDAFARATLDAAIRRHGEGSAQHGAVAEAWRTVGVLGARG, encoded by the coding sequence ATGAGCACTCGACGTGACGCCCCTCACCCACCCGCGATCTGCGGGATCATCCCCCCGCACCTGCTCGCGCAGATCGCCGCCGCCGGTGCCGACCCGCAGGCCGAGGCGGCCGCCCGGACCCTGGACATCGGCCGCCGCGTCGCGGGTGGTCGGGAGGTCCGGGCGGAGCGCTCCCGCGGGTCCGGCGCCTCCGGGTCGGCTGCGGGGCTGGTGCCCCCGCATCTGCGCAGACGCCTGGAAGGAGACCGCCGAGGTGCCGAGGGGCCCCGCCCCGGGACGGACGAGGCTCGGGCCGCCGGCGCGAGGGAGCCTGCCGCGGAGGCGGGGGCCACCACGGTGCACCGCAGCATCCACGACGCCCGCGGTGGCACCACCCTGCCGGGCGTCCTGGTGCGTGAGGAGGGTCAGGAGTCCAGCGGCGACGAATCCGTCGACGAGGCCTACGACGGCCTCGGCGCCACCTGGACCCTGTACGACCAGGCCTTCGACCGCAACTCCTTGGACGACGCGGGCATGGAGCTGATCGCCACCGTCCATTACGGCCAGGATTTCGAGAACGCCTTCTGGGACGGCGAGCAGATGATCTTCGGCGACGGCGACGGGGTGTACTTCCGCTCCTTCACCAACGCTGTGGACGTGATCGGCCATGAGCTGACCCACGGCGTCGTCCAGTTCTCCGCCGGGCTCATCTACGTCGGCCAACCCGGGGCGCTCCACGAGTCCGTGGCCGACTGCTTCGGATCGATGGTCAAGCAACAGGTGCTGGACCAGAGCGCCCAGGAGGCCGACTGGCTGATCGGTGAGGGCGTTTTCACCGACGCCGTCCAGGGCGAGGCGCTGCGTTCGATGAAGGCCCCCGGCACCGCCTACGACGATCCCGTGCTCGGCAAGGACCCGCAGACCGCGTCGATGGACGAGTACGCGGACCTCCCGCACGACGCGGAGAACGACAACGGGGGCGTGCACATCAACTCCGGCATCGCCAACCGGGCGTTCTACCTCGCCGCCACCGGGATCGGCGGCACCTCCTGGGAGGGCGCCGGACCTCTCTGGTACGACGCGCTGACCCGCGGCGGGCTCCCCAAGGACGCCGATTTCGACGCGTTCGCCCGCGCTACGCTCGACGCCGCGATCCGGCGCCACGGCGAGGGATCGGCCCAGCACGGGGCCGTGGCCGAGGCGTGGCGGACGGTCGGGGTGCTGGGCGCGAGGGGCTGA
- a CDS encoding amino acid ABC transporter ATP-binding protein, which translates to MSAAPDPTPTPGGGPLRLSALRKSFGELVALEDISLEVERGRTTVLLGPSGSGKSTLLRCINLLELPDAGQIDLGEGPIEVGGKISARTLRAVRSRSTMVFQQFNLFPHLTALGNVTLAPIEVRGLGRGEAEERGRATLAKVGLADKVDAYPDRLSGGQQQRVAIARALAMDPDFLLFDEPTSALDPELAAEVVSVLAGLAAEHRTLVVVTHSLAFAREVADRVVFLEDGRVVQDGTPAEFFESQDERLRRFRDVIGSV; encoded by the coding sequence ATGTCCGCAGCACCTGATCCGACCCCCACGCCGGGAGGCGGGCCGCTGCGCCTGTCCGCACTCCGCAAGAGCTTCGGGGAGCTGGTGGCGCTGGAGGACATCTCCCTCGAGGTGGAGCGCGGCCGCACCACGGTGCTGCTGGGACCATCCGGCTCGGGCAAATCGACCCTGCTGCGCTGCATCAATCTGCTGGAGCTGCCCGATGCCGGGCAGATCGACCTGGGGGAGGGGCCGATCGAGGTGGGCGGGAAGATCTCTGCGCGCACGCTGCGCGCCGTCCGCTCCCGCTCGACCATGGTCTTCCAGCAGTTCAATCTGTTCCCGCACCTGACGGCGCTGGGCAACGTGACCCTGGCGCCGATCGAGGTCCGCGGACTCGGCCGCGGCGAGGCCGAGGAGCGCGGCCGAGCAACCCTCGCGAAGGTCGGGCTGGCAGACAAGGTCGATGCCTACCCCGACCGCCTCTCCGGCGGCCAGCAGCAGCGGGTGGCGATCGCCCGTGCCCTCGCGATGGATCCCGACTTCCTGCTGTTCGACGAGCCCACCTCCGCGCTGGACCCGGAACTGGCGGCCGAGGTCGTGTCCGTGCTGGCGGGCCTCGCCGCCGAGCACCGCACCCTGGTGGTGGTGACCCACTCGCTGGCCTTCGCCCGGGAGGTCGCCGACCGGGTGGTGTTCCTCGAGGACGGGCGGGTCGTCCAGGACGGCACCCCGGCGGAGTTCTTCGAGAGCCAGGACGAGCGGTTGCGCCGCTTCCGGGACGTCATCGGCTCCGTCTGA
- a CDS encoding amino acid ABC transporter permease: MPHFLELWIDSLPRMLAALVQVTIPLSLISFAIALAIAVVVALTRLYAPAPLKLVAWAYLQLFRGTPLVVQLFIVFFGLPNVGIELDAFPAAVVTLALNTGAYSSEAVRASILSIPRGQFEAAQTLNLSRATTFRKVVAPQAMRIAIPPVANDFIDLVKGTSLVFAITLIDVFQVGRQVAATTFEPLIMYSLVALIYLMVVSLLSVLQNLLEKKVSRHVRST, encoded by the coding sequence ATGCCGCACTTCCTCGAGCTGTGGATCGACTCGCTGCCACGCATGCTGGCGGCGCTGGTCCAGGTCACGATCCCGCTGTCGCTGATATCTTTCGCGATCGCCCTGGCGATCGCGGTGGTCGTGGCCCTCACGCGCCTGTACGCCCCCGCCCCGCTGAAGCTGGTGGCCTGGGCGTATCTGCAGCTCTTCCGCGGCACACCGCTGGTGGTGCAGCTGTTCATCGTGTTCTTCGGGCTGCCCAACGTCGGCATCGAGCTCGACGCGTTCCCGGCCGCGGTCGTCACCCTGGCGCTGAACACCGGGGCGTACTCCTCCGAGGCCGTGCGGGCCTCGATCCTGTCCATCCCACGGGGTCAGTTCGAAGCCGCCCAGACCCTGAACCTGTCACGGGCGACCACCTTCCGCAAGGTGGTCGCCCCGCAGGCGATGCGCATCGCCATCCCCCCGGTCGCCAATGACTTCATCGACCTGGTCAAGGGCACGAGCCTCGTCTTCGCCATCACCCTGATCGACGTGTTCCAGGTCGGCCGGCAGGTGGCCGCCACCACCTTCGAGCCCCTGATCATGTACAGCCTGGTAGCTCTGATCTACCTGATGGTGGTCTCGCTGCTGAGCGTCCTGCAGAACCTCCTGGAGAAGAAGGTGTCCCGTCATGTCCGCAGCACCTGA
- the hutH gene encoding histidine ammonia-lyase yields MTPPVVLSTSGLTAADVLAVARRRARVELDPAAREQVAAVRAHIDALAAGDTPVYGVSTGFGALADTAIPPSMRHALQRSLIRSHAAGAGPEVETEVVRALMLLRARTLASGRTGVRPVVVETILALLNAQITPIVHEYGSLGCSGDLAPLSHCAIVLMGEGRARDRDGVERPVPELLDEAGIEPVLLEEKEGLALINGTDGMLGMLLMAIADLDELVRTADLTTALTVQGLRGRDNVFVPELHAPLRPHPGQAASAANIHGLLAGSPIIADVAAAGSRVQDAYSLRCAPQVAGGVRDTIEHARTVAERELAAAIDNPVVLEDGTVTSNGNFHGAPVAYVLDFLAVVGADLASIAERRTDRMLDKSRSHGLPPFLADDPGVDSGFMIAQYTQAALVSEMKRLAVPASVDSIPSSAMQEDHVSMGWHAARKLRTSVENLRRVLAIELLTAARAIDLRAPLAPSEASAAAIAVLRRTVEGPGPDRFLAPDIAEAEARLLDGSLLAAVQEVIGELR; encoded by the coding sequence GTGACCCCTCCCGTCGTCCTGTCCACGTCCGGCCTCACCGCCGCCGACGTCCTCGCCGTCGCCCGCCGCCGCGCCCGGGTGGAGCTCGACCCCGCCGCTCGCGAGCAGGTCGCCGCGGTGCGCGCCCACATCGACGCCCTCGCCGCCGGGGACACCCCCGTCTACGGCGTCTCCACCGGCTTCGGCGCGCTCGCCGACACCGCGATCCCGCCGAGCATGCGCCACGCCCTCCAACGCTCCCTGATCCGTTCCCACGCCGCGGGCGCGGGCCCCGAGGTGGAGACCGAGGTGGTCCGGGCCCTGATGCTGCTGCGCGCCCGGACCCTGGCCTCCGGCCGCACCGGCGTGCGCCCCGTCGTGGTCGAGACGATCCTCGCGCTGCTGAACGCCCAGATCACCCCGATCGTCCACGAGTATGGATCGCTGGGCTGCTCCGGGGATCTCGCTCCGCTCAGCCATTGCGCGATCGTGCTCATGGGGGAGGGGCGCGCCCGCGACCGCGACGGGGTCGAGCGCCCCGTGCCCGAGCTGCTCGACGAGGCAGGGATCGAGCCGGTGCTGCTCGAGGAGAAGGAGGGCCTGGCGCTGATCAACGGCACCGACGGCATGCTCGGCATGCTGCTGATGGCGATCGCCGACCTCGACGAGCTGGTGCGCACCGCGGACCTCACCACCGCGCTGACCGTGCAGGGGCTCCGCGGCCGCGACAACGTGTTCGTGCCCGAGCTGCACGCGCCGCTGCGTCCGCACCCCGGCCAAGCGGCGTCGGCCGCGAACATCCACGGTCTGCTCGCGGGGTCCCCGATCATCGCCGACGTCGCCGCCGCGGGATCCCGGGTCCAGGACGCCTACTCGCTGCGCTGCGCCCCGCAGGTCGCCGGCGGCGTGCGCGACACCATCGAGCACGCCCGCACCGTCGCCGAGCGCGAGCTGGCCGCCGCGATCGACAACCCCGTCGTGTTGGAGGACGGCACCGTGACCTCCAACGGCAACTTCCACGGTGCGCCGGTGGCGTACGTGCTGGACTTCCTCGCCGTGGTCGGCGCGGACCTCGCCTCGATCGCCGAGCGCCGCACGGACCGGATGCTGGACAAGTCCCGCTCCCACGGGCTGCCGCCGTTCCTGGCCGATGACCCCGGCGTGGACTCCGGCTTCATGATCGCCCAGTACACCCAGGCCGCCCTGGTCTCGGAGATGAAGCGCCTCGCGGTCCCGGCGAGCGTCGACTCCATCCCCTCCTCGGCCATGCAGGAGGACCACGTCTCGATGGGCTGGCACGCCGCCCGCAAGCTGCGCACCAGCGTGGAGAACCTGCGTCGGGTGCTGGCGATCGAGCTGCTCACCGCCGCCCGCGCGATCGACCTGCGCGCGCCGCTGGCCCCGTCGGAGGCCTCCGCCGCCGCGATCGCCGTGCTGCGCCGCACCGTCGAGGGCCCCGGCCCGGACCGCTTCCTCGCCCCCGACATCGCCGAGGCCGAGGCGCGTCTGCTCGACGGCTCACTGCTGGCCGCGGTCCAGGAGGTCATCGGCGAGCTGCGCTGA
- a CDS encoding YjiH family protein, whose product MTTSDAVNDPGRTGPRSGTGRQPFEDVAADRARSVLAADGTEREVPPRRWRFFVYSAIGLAMFFVSVEIGGESTILVDHALSFVMWVLGPVVPWVVVALVALGTVRPFVTGSWRHGALRTVFALANIVGLLVAICAAAGYYPGPLANPDIGPFLWESLGIPVGLIVPVGAVFLALLINYGLMEFIGVLVQPIMRPVWKVPGRAAVDAVASFVGSYSLALLITDRVYREGRYTGKEAAIIATGFSTVSATFMVIVASTLDLMEHWTLYFFLTLAITFAVTAITVRIPPLSGVADDPYEGADHLPEPVSRGHRVAQAWDEAMRALAVAPGVVRGSWATFRDGVLMAAAIVPSILSIGLAGLLLATYTPLFDLIGWIFVPVAHLVQLPDPALAGKAVAVGIAEMFLPATVVAGHESEVLRFTVGVTAVSQIVFFSALVPSVLATRIPVNVGHLVVLWFVRVVLTILITAPLAHLLL is encoded by the coding sequence ATGACGACGTCCGACGCCGTGAACGACCCCGGCCGCACCGGGCCCCGCTCGGGGACCGGACGGCAGCCCTTCGAGGACGTCGCCGCCGACCGTGCCCGCTCCGTGCTCGCCGCCGACGGCACGGAGCGCGAGGTCCCGCCCCGCCGCTGGCGATTCTTCGTCTACAGCGCGATCGGCCTGGCGATGTTCTTCGTCTCCGTCGAGATCGGTGGGGAGTCCACGATCCTGGTGGACCACGCGCTGTCCTTCGTGATGTGGGTGCTGGGCCCCGTCGTCCCCTGGGTGGTGGTCGCCCTGGTCGCCCTCGGCACGGTCCGCCCCTTCGTCACCGGATCCTGGCGCCACGGAGCGCTGCGCACCGTGTTCGCGCTCGCGAACATCGTCGGGCTCCTCGTCGCGATCTGCGCGGCGGCCGGCTACTACCCGGGACCGCTGGCGAACCCCGATATCGGCCCCTTCCTGTGGGAGAGCCTCGGGATTCCCGTGGGCCTCATCGTTCCCGTCGGAGCCGTGTTCCTGGCGCTGCTGATCAACTACGGGTTGATGGAGTTCATCGGGGTGCTGGTGCAGCCGATCATGCGCCCGGTGTGGAAGGTGCCCGGACGCGCCGCGGTCGACGCCGTCGCCTCCTTCGTCGGCTCCTACTCCCTCGCGCTGCTGATCACCGACCGCGTCTACCGCGAGGGCCGGTACACCGGCAAGGAGGCCGCGATCATCGCCACCGGCTTCTCCACCGTCTCGGCGACCTTCATGGTGATCGTGGCCAGCACCCTGGACCTCATGGAGCACTGGACGCTCTACTTCTTCCTCACGCTCGCGATCACCTTCGCGGTCACCGCGATCACGGTGCGGATCCCGCCGCTGAGCGGGGTGGCCGACGATCCCTACGAGGGTGCCGATCACCTGCCGGAGCCGGTCTCCCGCGGACACCGCGTCGCTCAGGCCTGGGACGAGGCGATGCGCGCCCTGGCCGTCGCCCCCGGCGTGGTCCGGGGCAGCTGGGCGACCTTCCGGGACGGTGTGCTGATGGCCGCCGCGATCGTCCCCTCGATCCTGTCGATCGGACTGGCCGGCCTGCTGCTGGCCACCTACACCCCGTTGTTCGACCTGATCGGATGGATCTTCGTGCCCGTCGCCCACCTCGTGCAGCTGCCCGACCCGGCACTCGCCGGCAAAGCCGTGGCCGTGGGCATCGCCGAGATGTTCCTGCCGGCCACCGTGGTCGCCGGCCACGAATCGGAGGTGCTGCGCTTCACCGTCGGCGTCACCGCCGTCTCGCAGATCGTGTTCTTCTCCGCCCTGGTGCCCTCGGTGCTGGCCACGAGGATCCCCGTGAACGTGGGACACCTGGTGGTGCTCTGGTTCGTGCGGGTGGTGCTCACCATCCTGATCACCGCGCCGCTGGCGCACCTGCTGCTGTAG
- a CDS encoding CPBP family intramembrane glutamic endopeptidase, with product MRSPEPSPVDRGDRRRWAQLLLGIVLFIVAEAVLIATAWFGTAAAGGSPAQGTAGWALLLGAVMGAAVAMGGYLLIVGQLGRSPGLALRGPGKLAELVLGLVIGAALISLSVGLIALLGGYRVAGLAPSPQLLAPLALGIGAGVIEEILFRGILLRLLDAWLGSWAALAITSLVFGLMHLMNDGATVLTALGLVIEAGVLLGAAYILTRRLWLVIGIHIAWNAVQGGVYSSTISGTRQQSGLLLVETDGPTWLTGGTMGVEGSLISVLMGLAAGLVMLVLAGRRGHLLPSVRTTRSVAGAGAADNGGAADGAGAADGARAVDSAEAIPRGA from the coding sequence ATGAGATCACCGGAACCCAGCCCCGTCGACCGGGGCGACCGTCGCCGCTGGGCACAGCTGCTGCTCGGTATCGTCCTGTTCATCGTCGCCGAGGCAGTGCTGATCGCTACAGCCTGGTTCGGGACCGCAGCCGCGGGAGGCTCCCCCGCGCAGGGGACCGCCGGCTGGGCGCTCCTGCTCGGGGCCGTGATGGGCGCCGCCGTCGCGATGGGCGGATACCTCCTGATCGTCGGACAGCTCGGCCGCAGTCCCGGCCTCGCCCTGCGGGGCCCGGGGAAGCTCGCCGAGTTGGTGCTGGGCCTGGTGATCGGCGCCGCGCTGATCTCGCTCAGCGTGGGACTCATCGCGCTCCTCGGCGGCTACCGCGTCGCGGGGCTCGCCCCGTCCCCGCAGCTGCTGGCGCCGCTCGCGCTCGGCATCGGCGCCGGAGTCATCGAGGAGATCCTGTTCCGCGGGATCCTGCTGCGCCTGCTCGACGCTTGGCTGGGCAGCTGGGCGGCGCTCGCGATCACCTCGCTCGTGTTCGGGCTGATGCACCTGATGAACGACGGGGCGACCGTCCTGACGGCTCTCGGCCTCGTGATCGAGGCCGGGGTGCTGTTGGGCGCCGCCTACATCCTGACCCGTCGGCTGTGGCTCGTGATCGGGATCCACATCGCCTGGAACGCGGTGCAGGGTGGCGTGTACTCCTCGACCATCTCCGGGACGAGGCAGCAGAGCGGTCTGCTCCTGGTCGAGACGGACGGGCCCACGTGGTTGACCGGCGGGACCATGGGCGTCGAGGGATCCCTGATCAGCGTGCTGATGGGGCTCGCCGCAGGGCTCGTGATGCTCGTCCTCGCAGGTCGCCGCGGACACCTGCTGCCGTCGGTGCGGACGACGAGGAGCGTCGCCGGCGCCGGGGCGGCTGACAACGGTGGGGCGGCTGACGGCGCCGGAGCGGCTGACGGCGCCAGGGCGGTCGACAGCGCCGAGGCGATCCCGCGCGGAGCATGA